In the genome of Bacillus thuringiensis, the window TAGTATAATTTCACAACCGATTTTTGCAACTTTCAATAATATTTCCGAAGAAATACGACCACTAAAAACAATGATTTTATCTTTTATAGAAATATCGTTTCTTAAACAATAACCGTAAATTTTGTCTAGTGCATTATGCCTACCAATATCCATTCGGCTTAAAATAATACCATTCACATCACATAAAGCTGCATTATGAACCCCGCCAGTATGATGAAACGTATCCGCAGATTGCTGCATTTCTTTCATTAACCGAAAACAATCCTCTGCCGCAACCTGTACATGGACACCCTGCATTTTTTTTGCACTTAGTGCATCATTGGCAAAAACAAACCCTTGCCTACTCATACCACAACAAGACGTAATATATCGTTTATTTTGCATTTGCTCATAATACGGATTTACTTTTGTCGTTGTTACATGTACAAATCCTTCTTTCTCCTGCACCCATATGCTATCAATATCTTCATACTTCCGAATGATTCCTTCAGACGCTAAGAATCCTATTACCATATCTTCTATATATTCTGGAGTACTAACCATTGTAACAAACTCCTGTCCGTTCATTTTAATGGTGACAGGAAACTCTGTTACAATGCTGTCCTCTATATGCTTAAACGCCCCTTGTTCATAACGAAAGATTTCTCTTTCTACCTGTATCGGTTTCACGATCAGTATCCTTCTCTCACGTTATATTTTTATCAAAAACAAATACCGAAACTGCAATATCTTCCTCTACTTTCATATCTGAAAATAAATTTACTAATTTCGCACCTACAAGTTCTTCCAAATGTTCACGGGAATTCGCAGCATACACTTCTTGAATCATTTTCGTTCTAGCCATATGAACCATTTCCGCACCGTCCATCGTACTTGAAATAAATTTTTCAGTAGGTGTTAAGTTTCCATAAAGAGTCGCTATAGCCATATTTTCTGCAAAAACAGTATGAATTCGTTCTGGTCCTTTTCCGAAAAGTTCTTTTCGAAGTTTTCGTATCATATCATTAAATTCATGTACTTTTTTTGACATACAATCATACCTCCCAAAAGCCTCATTTTACTTTATTATATATTTTACCAAAATGAGCTTTCCGCCCAAACTATTTCGTACAAATATTTAGGCGGAAAGGTTCACTTCATGAAGTTTATTCGTCTTTTAACCCTTTCCCCATACCTTTTAAGAAATGAAGTCCAAACCCGATAGCACGGTTAATATCTGGGTCTTTCAATACTTTCATAAGATCGAATACCCCTACTTTTTTATTACTTTCTAGATGTTCATTACCTTCTTCTAGCCCGACTAATAAACTACCTATAAGCTTTTTCGTAAGTTCTGGGTCAAGTTCAGTTAACGCACCTGCAGCACCCATCATATTATTAATTAAATTTGTAACAGGCTCACGAGTTACTTGACCTAGAACAATCTTTGCAATTGGTTCTTTCGCTTTCAGCATAGAATTTGCAGCTTCTAGCATTCCAATGTCATTTAATTCCCCTACTATATTAAACATCTGATTTAGAGCTTCTTCATTATTTGTTAAAAGCTCCTTTAAATCATCTAATTTTTGCTGTTTTATTTCTTCCTCAGTTAATTCTTGTTTTTGAATCATTTTTATAGGTGC includes:
- the fdhD gene encoding formate dehydrogenase accessory sulfurtransferase FdhD yields the protein MKPIQVEREIFRYEQGAFKHIEDSIVTEFPVTIKMNGQEFVTMVSTPEYIEDMVIGFLASEGIIRKYEDIDSIWVQEKEGFVHVTTTKVNPYYEQMQNKRYITSCCGMSRQGFVFANDALSAKKMQGVHVQVAAEDCFRLMKEMQQSADTFHHTGGVHNAALCDVNGIILSRMDIGRHNALDKIYGYCLRNDISIKDKIIVFSGRISSEILLKVAKIGCEIILSKSAPTELALQLAEDLGITTIGFIRNHSLNVYTHPERVLNIK
- a CDS encoding DUF2294 domain-containing protein, with protein sequence MSKKVHEFNDMIRKLRKELFGKGPERIHTVFAENMAIATLYGNLTPTEKFISSTMDGAEMVHMARTKMIQEVYAANSREHLEELVGAKLVNLFSDMKVEEDIAVSVFVFDKNIT
- a CDS encoding DUF1641 domain-containing protein encodes the protein MAAPIKMIQKQELTEEEIKQQKLDDLKELLTNNEEALNQMFNIVGELNDIGMLEAANSMLKAKEPIAKIVLGQVTREPVTNLINNMMGAAGALTELDPELTKKLIGSLLVGLEEGNEHLESNKKVGVFDLMKVLKDPDINRAIGFGLHFLKGMGKGLKDE